In Streptomyces camelliae, the sequence GGCGAGGCGCACAGCGCGGCCGAGGCGCTGCGCCACGTGGAGACGCTGCCGCGGCTGGACCTGGTCCTCATGGACCACTATCTGCCGGACGACACCGGTCTCGCGGTCGTCCGGGAGATGCGCCGGCGCGGCCACCAGGCCGACGTGATCATGGTGACGGCGGCGCGGGACGTGTCGACCGTGCAGGCCGCGATGCGGCAGGGGGCGCTGCAGTACCTGGTGAAGCCGTTCGCCTTCGCCGGTCTGCGGGCCAAGCTGGAGGCGTACGCCGAGCTGCGACGCACCCTGGACGGCGGCGGCGAGGCCGAACAGGCGCAGGTGGACCGGATCTTCGGCGCCCTGTCCGCGCCGTCGGAACCCGGCCTGCCCAAAGGACACTCCCCCACGACGGCGGAGCTGGTGCGCCAGGCGCTGATGAACGCCCAGGGCCCGCTGTCCGCGCAGGAGATCGCCGAGCGGACGGGGGTGAGCCGGCAGACCGCCCAGCGCTATCTGAAGCTCCTGGAGCGCACGGGACGGGCCCGGCTCACTCTCAGGTACGGCGACGCGGGCCGCCCGGAACACCGATACGTGTGGGCGACCCGCGTCTGAACGGACGGAGTCTGTACGTTACTTGACGGCCTTGACGAACTCGGTCGTGTACGTCTTGCTCAAGTCGACCTTGGCGTTCTTGATGTTGGGGTTGAACGACTTGAGGACCTTCTCGACGGTCTCCGGGCCGCCCTCGGGCATCACGCCGTCGTCGGTGAACATCGGCAGGGTGCTCTTGATGGCCTGCGCGTAGAGCGTCTTGTTGCCCTGGGAGTAGTCGGCGGGCATCTTGGCGGCGATCTCGTCGGCGCTGTGGGTGGACATCCACTTGAGCGTCTTGACGAATGCGTTGACCAACTTCTGGACGGTGTCCTTGTGTCCATTCACCCAGTCCGTCTGCATGTACAGACTTGACGACGGGTACGGCCCGCCCAGCGCCTCCTGCGAACCCTGCGGGGTACGCATGTCGAGGAGGATCTTGCCCGCCTTCTTGTCCAGGATCGTCGCGACGGTCGGGTCGGTGGTCATGCCGCCGTCGATCGCGCCGTTCTGGAGAGCCGCGATGAAGGTCGGGCCGGCTCCCACGGCGACCGAGGTGAACTCGCTGACCT encodes:
- a CDS encoding DUF7342 family protein, with translation MIEVLIVDDDTRVARVNAAYVAKVPGFHVAGEAHSAAEALRHVETLPRLDLVLMDHYLPDDTGLAVVREMRRRGHQADVIMVTAARDVSTVQAAMRQGALQYLVKPFAFAGLRAKLEAYAELRRTLDGGGEAEQAQVDRIFGALSAPSEPGLPKGHSPTTAELVRQALMNAQGPLSAQEIAERTGVSRQTAQRYLKLLERTGRARLTLRYGDAGRPEHRYVWATRV
- a CDS encoding ABC transporter substrate-binding protein, which translates into the protein MRKTARYASLAAAGLLALSSLTACANDAASSTADTGSGGGGGKGESVKIMVGGLDKVIYLPAMLTQRLGYFRAEGLNVQLLSEPAGVQAETALVSGQVQGAVGFYDHTLDLQVKGKSVESVVQFSHAPGEVEVVSGKAAGSLTSPKDFKGRKLGVTGLGSSTDFLTKYLAVKNGVKVSEFTSVAVGAGPTFIAALQNGAIDGGMTTDPTVATILDKKAGKILLDMRTPQGSQEALGGPYPSSSLYMQTDWVNGHKDTVQKLVNAFVKTLKWMSTHSADEIAAKMPADYSQGNKTLYAQAIKSTLPMFTDDGVMPEGGPETVEKVLKSFNPNIKNAKVDLSKTYTTEFVKAVK